The genomic interval aaaacCTCTTTTCACTTTCATATAAATGTACTTGATTTTGTTAGCCATTCTATGGGACTAATGTATCTTTTTCTGTCCTGGCAGCCCAGACTCTGCGTCCCACTGTGAAGGATGGGTGTAAAAACCTTCACTCACAACTCCCCCAGCCACAGCCAGGAGCTTTTGGATAAGCTTAACACCCTGCGCAGTGAGGGCCACTTCTGTGACGTTACCATTCGTGTACAGGGTCAGCTGTTCTCAGCCCATAAGGTAGTACTAGCCTGCTGTAGTGACTTCCTTCGAGCAAAGTTGACTGGGAAGCCGGCTGAAGAAGACACTATACTTGTAGGTGAAGATAACAAACATGTGCTGGATCTTCAACATGTGACAGTCGCTGGTTTTGCTCCTCTTCTGGAATACGCCTACACATCCACCCTGTCCATAAGTACGGAGAACATAATTGACGTACTCGCAGCGGCTAGCTACATGCAGATGTTTGCGGTAGCCAACACTTGCTCTGAGTTCATGAAGTCCAGTATACTGTGGAACTCTGCATCCTCGGGAGCGGGAGGTCCTGGTAGCACCCAGCCCCCAGGTTTACACAGGCCCCAAGAACCCCCTGAAGGCCATGCAAGCTGCACCCTCGCCCCTGTAGATGCCCTCTCACCGTCTCCAGCCTCATCCGAGTGCAGCGTACCAGAGCGGCCCATCCCTGTGTGCCGCGAATCTAGGCGCAAGCGCAAAGGCTTTGCGAGCCCGCAACCAGCATCTTCTACCTCTCCGCAAGTTCCCAATCCCTCTCCCTCCTCTTCCTCATTCCCAGAGAGTTCAGCACAGGCTCTGGAACCATCTCTGGCCTTCTCCTGGACATACCCCTTTGGTGTGGACCGGCGGTTTACGCCAGAGAAGTCAAAACTACCTGAAGGTCTCCTGGAACCATCCGGAGCATCGGGGCAGGACTCTAGTGGACGTGCACTGGTAGAGTACCTCGCCTGTGAGGGTCCACGCAGCCTGGGTGTAGGTGGTGCAGCAGGGgtagaggaggaggaagaagacgATGTGCAGGTGAAGGTGGAGAGGCTGAGTGATGAAGAAGTGCATGAGGAGGCTTCTCAGCCGGTCAGTGCTCCGCACAGTTCTCTGAGTGACCAGCAGACGGTTCCTGGCAATGAACATGCCCAAGAAGATCTACTCATCAGCCCACAGTCCTCATCCATTGGTAAGAATTCTTACATTCATGCAATTTTTTGACTACACTTATTCTGTGATGAGCATGTATTTAAtggctttattttcattttttattataatattaataattaatggtatttgtaaaaaatagcTTTTAccttaaaaaatgtaaacgCTACTGTGCAAAAGGTTCAGCTAAGTAAGATTTCTATGTAAAAGGTACATAACACAAAGTTTCGGCTCAtgttaaagggtaactaaaccctagaacaactttttttagttaatgatctgtAAGAATGgagctttattattattgttcattgagtcgagtaaatgttttgacagttgggtataaagtgttttaattctataatatatggtgtaaaaacgtcttagtgctgccctcttaaggttgaacggaggctactgcagttgaattttcctattggacgttATGGTACTTCGTTACGTAGGTTTGTACTTCCGACGGCTCACTACCACGCCCCTGGCGGGAACTCACAACGCCCCTGGCGCGAGCTCACCACGCCCCTGGTATAAAAGCATCCTGTTTCAGTTCAAAACCTCTGTAGCCAGTCAGGAGTTGTAATTGCGAGTATAGAAAATTATCAGGATAGCATATATTATCATCTAGTTAGCACAGCCATTTGTATAGTTATTTAGATTAATTCGTGTAGCCTAgttagttaaagggggggtgaaatgctgtttcatgcatactgatcttttttatactgttaaagacttggaatcccatactaaacatagacaaagtttcaaaagttaaggtggacgtttgatgggagtatttctttgtcaaaaatactacttccggttagtcataagtttcggcaagttttttgagatcatgtgtcccctttgacgttaatgggggcggaatttccttgtatgggccttacggacaattctaccggaagcgcgtgtgagagagagagggagagagcgaaagtaacaggctacgcccatcaaagcgctggctcgtaggctgctggacaggtgatgtgcacataacaatgtcaccaaaaaagtgcgtttttggttgccagaccaagacagtcctgtacagatCGCCAAAAaacccgcgttaaggcaacagtggatgtaatttgcttttccggatcagcaactgagttgcgcgaatgtttatatctattcgctgcatttcggtgacgactgtttcataaacaaggcccagctcgacgccggattttcccgatcgcctaatgctgaatgatggagcagtcccaacgttagaagggtgagtgagactgcttcaaatgtctgtgttttttttagtccgcttactgtctacacaaaccacgcgtaaacacacaaacacacgtgcacaactgcacttcccacatgtacaccttcaaagacaaaaatacgacgatataattcaagtataaatatgtaaataacacaagccgctaagcatattatatagttagtgtataacttgtaccacatacagacatcctgctctagtcgtttttgctgctgctcctgttcaactgcagcctctgggtctgattccggatcatagatgtatggctgtatctgattaaaagccatatttttattttgaataaagtttttttcccgctgttgacacagctttacgacgcactcgactcaacatagcagcagcgagcacacgtcattatttagctccgctcacacgacacgcccccacccgctcggcttttttcggaaagactcggaacagcgcatctttcttatataattattaaaaaaataaagacttttc from Pseudorasbora parva isolate DD20220531a chromosome 3, ASM2467924v1, whole genome shotgun sequence carries:
- the zbtb44 gene encoding zinc finger and BTB domain-containing protein 44 isoform X2, giving the protein MGVKTFTHNSPSHSQELLDKLNTLRSEGHFCDVTIRVQGQLFSAHKVVLACCSDFLRAKLTGKPAEEDTILVGEDNKHVLDLQHVTVAGFAPLLEYAYTSTLSISTENIIDVLAAASYMQMFAVANTCSEFMKSSILWNSASSGAGGPGSTQPPGLHRPQEPPEGHASCTLAPVDALSPSPASSECSVPERPIPVCRESRRKRKGFASPQPASSTSPQVPNPSPSSSSFPESSAQALEPSLAFSWTYPFGVDRRFTPEKSKLPEGLLEPSGASGQDSSGRALVEYLACEGPRSLGVGGAAGVEEEEEDDVQVKVERLSDEEVHEEASQPVSAPHSSLSDQQTVPGNEHAQEDLLISPQSSSIGSMDEGVTEGLQSMQGTPNTTGHMEEDERLENVQYPYHLYISPSTRPGLNGPERPFQCPTCGVRFTRIQNLKQHMLIHSGIKPFQCDRCGKKFTRAYSLKMHRLKHEVSSSSQTT
- the zbtb44 gene encoding zinc finger and BTB domain-containing protein 44 isoform X1, which encodes MGVKTFTHNSPSHSQELLDKLNTLRSEGHFCDVTIRVQGQLFSAHKVVLACCSDFLRAKLTGKPAEEDTILVGEDNKHVLDLQHVTVAGFAPLLEYAYTSTLSISTENIIDVLAAASYMQMFAVANTCSEFMKSSILWNSASSGAGGPGSTQPPGLHRPQEPPEGHASCTLAPVDALSPSPASSECSVPERPIPVCRESRRKRKGFASPQPASSTSPQVPNPSPSSSSFPESSAQALEPSLAFSWTYPFGVDRRFTPEKSKLPEGLLEPSGASGQDSSGRALVEYLACEGPRSLGVGGAAGVEEEEEDDVQVKVERLSDEEVHEEASQPVSAPHSSLSDQQTVPGNEHAQEDLLISPQSSSIGSMDEGVTEGLQSMQGTPNTTGHMEEDERLENVQYPYHLYISPSTRPGLNGPERPFQCPTCGVRFTRIQNLKQHMLIHSGIKPFQCDRCGKKFTRAYSLKMHRLKHEGKRCFRCQICSATFTSFGEYKHHMRVSRHIIRKPRIYECKTCGAMFTNSGNLIVHLRSLNHEASELANYFQTSEFLLPDYLSHMQEEEGLGHFEMSEQTFEASSSSSSVQTPVISQVSSTMNYDNHTSAPPSQTPNPRSGHGGEDVPGDHPKSTPAVTSLQDPEEDEEEKERGGRKKKRLVSITIE